One stretch of Armigeres subalbatus isolate Guangzhou_Male chromosome 2, GZ_Asu_2, whole genome shotgun sequence DNA includes these proteins:
- the LOC134210283 gene encoding uncharacterized protein LOC134210283 yields MLGKLLDEMPKPILILGDLNAHHAAWGSSTVNSAPESKKRGEAILDLAVYHDMVVLNNGTHTRIDPSTGLSQALDVSLCSVSHATSFTWKILLDYSGSDHLPILIDVPGNPKRSNLRPKWILKKANWELYENITNATLRSGCKYTVEEFTKKMIDAAEASIPKTTGNTGRKSVAWWNEEVKSAIKIRRKRLRTLRRLKENDPQKVTALKEFQEARSVCRRAINEAKQKSWENFVESINPATPTSQVWNNINRLQGKRQNSTITLNLPSGHSNDGQLVANALADEYQQKSSDAQYAESFRKKHKTNTCSMYKTQRANVHK; encoded by the coding sequence ATGCTAGGCAAACTTTTGGACGAGATGCCGAAACCAATCCTCATACTAGGTGATCTTAACGCTCACCACGCTGCCTGGGGGAGTAGTACCGTCAACTCAGCTCCAGAATCTAAAAAGAGAGGCGAAGCTATCCTGGATTTGGCTGTGTACCACGACATGGTCGTCCTTAATAATGGCACGCATACCCGCATCGACCCTTCCACCGGATTATCGCAAGCCCTCGATGTATCACTATGCTCGGTGTCTCATGCTACCAGTTTTACTTGGAAAATATTACTGGACTACTCTGGTAGTGATCACCTACCAATTCTGATCGACGTACCCGGCAACCCAAAGAGATCCAATCTCCGACCAAAATGGATTCTCAAAAAAGCCAACTGGGAGCTTTACGAAAACATTACGAATGCAACCCTACGTTCAGGATGCAAGTATACGGTAGAAGAATTCACCAAGAAGATGATTGATGCTGCTGAGGCAAGCATCCCAAAAACTACAGGTAATACAGGACGAAAATCTGTCGCCTGGTGGAACGAGGAAGTGAAATCAGCAATCAAAATCAGACGAAAACGTCTGCGCACCCTGCGCCGCCTGAAAGAAAATGACCCACAGAAAGTCACCGCACTCAAAGAGTTCCAGGAGGCACGCTCGGTCTGTCGCAGAGCAATAAATGAAGCGAAACAGAAAAGTTGGGAGAACTTTGTAGAGAGTATCAACCCAGCTACCCCTACAAGCCAAGTATGGAATAACATAAATAGGCTTCAAGGAAAAAGACAAAACAGCACGATAACACTCAACCTACCGTCAGGCCACTCAAACGATGGGCAGCTTGTTGCGAATGCACTTGCTGACGAGTACCAACAAAAATCATCAGACGCGCAATATGCAGAAAGTTTTCGCAAGAAACACAAAACAAATACCTGCTCTATGTATAAGACCCAGCGCGCAAACGTACACAAATAG